One window of Streptomyces sp. FIT100 genomic DNA carries:
- a CDS encoding amino acid permease, producing the protein MSRTPAPASAPADPQVGTPADTALAHGLKQRHLSMIALGGVIGAGLFVGSGAGIAAAGPSIVIAYAISGLLVMLVMRMLGEMSAANPASGSFSVHAERAIGPWAGFTAGWAFWFLLCVAVGLEGIGAAKIVTGWLPGTPEWAWVALFMLVFCGTNLAAVKNFGEFEFWFAALKVGAIVLFLGLGVLAITGVLPGTDAPGTANLTGDGGFLPNGTDGLVVGLLASVFAYGGLETVTIAAAESEHPVQGVAKAVRTAMWRIALFYVGSMAVIVTLVPWDDKAVVEKGPYVATLDHLGIPAAGQIMNVVVLVALLSAMNANIYGASRMACSLVARDQGPKVLGKISGGVPRVAVLTSCVFGFACVMLSYWRPDDVFMWLLNMIGAIILVVWFFIAVSQLLLRRRTERETPEKLVVRMWAYPYLTWVALAGMAAVFVLMAQDAGTRTQLYYTGGLTVALAAVGVIRQRLARGASAQA; encoded by the coding sequence ATGTCTCGGACCCCGGCGCCCGCGTCCGCGCCTGCCGACCCCCAGGTCGGCACCCCGGCCGACACCGCGCTCGCCCACGGCCTCAAGCAGCGCCATCTCTCGATGATCGCCCTCGGCGGGGTGATCGGCGCCGGCCTGTTCGTCGGCTCGGGCGCCGGTATCGCCGCCGCCGGCCCGTCGATCGTCATCGCCTACGCGATCTCCGGCCTGCTCGTCATGCTCGTGATGCGCATGCTCGGCGAGATGTCGGCGGCGAATCCCGCGTCCGGATCGTTCTCCGTCCACGCCGAGCGGGCGATCGGCCCCTGGGCGGGGTTCACCGCGGGCTGGGCGTTCTGGTTCCTGCTCTGCGTGGCCGTCGGCCTGGAGGGCATCGGCGCCGCGAAGATCGTCACCGGCTGGCTGCCGGGAACGCCCGAGTGGGCGTGGGTGGCCCTCTTCATGCTGGTGTTCTGCGGCACGAACCTCGCGGCCGTGAAGAACTTCGGCGAGTTCGAGTTCTGGTTCGCGGCACTCAAGGTCGGCGCGATCGTCCTCTTCCTGGGCCTCGGCGTCCTCGCGATCACGGGCGTCCTGCCCGGGACCGACGCCCCCGGCACGGCGAACCTCACGGGCGACGGAGGGTTCCTGCCCAACGGCACGGACGGTCTCGTCGTCGGACTGCTCGCCTCCGTCTTCGCGTACGGCGGCCTGGAGACGGTCACCATCGCCGCGGCCGAGTCCGAGCACCCGGTGCAGGGCGTCGCGAAGGCCGTCCGTACGGCGATGTGGCGCATCGCCCTCTTCTACGTCGGCTCGATGGCGGTCATCGTCACGCTCGTCCCCTGGGACGACAAGGCGGTCGTCGAGAAGGGTCCGTACGTCGCGACCCTCGACCACCTGGGCATCCCGGCCGCCGGACAGATCATGAACGTCGTCGTGCTGGTCGCCCTGCTCTCCGCGATGAACGCGAACATCTACGGCGCCTCCCGCATGGCCTGCTCCCTCGTCGCCCGCGACCAGGGCCCGAAGGTGCTCGGGAAGATCTCGGGCGGGGTGCCGCGGGTGGCCGTGCTGACCTCGTGCGTCTTCGGCTTCGCCTGCGTGATGCTGAGCTACTGGCGGCCGGACGACGTCTTCATGTGGCTGCTCAACATGATCGGCGCGATCATCCTGGTGGTCTGGTTCTTCATCGCCGTCTCGCAGTTGCTGCTGCGTCGGCGCACGGAGCGTGAGACGCCGGAGAAGCTCGTCGTGCGGATGTGGGCGTACCCGTATCTGACGTGGGTGGCGCTGGCCGGGATGGCGGCGGTGTTCGTGCTGATGGCCCAGGACGCGGGGACGCGGACGCAGCTGTACTACACGGGCGGGCTGACCGTGGCGCTGGCGGCGGTCGGCGTGATCAGGCAGCGGCTGGCGCGGGGCGCGTCGGCGCAGGCGTAG
- a CDS encoding amino acid permease, with the protein MHDAPPSPTSFGEEPLSHGLKQRHLTMLGLGGVIGAGLFVGSGAGISVAGPGIVVSYLLAGALVMLVMRMLGEMSAAMPASGAFSVHAERALGRWAGFSVGWLYWFMLVVVLAVEATGAATIANGWVPGVPQWTWVLVFMVVFTAANLAAVRNFGESEFWFAALKVAAIVLFLVLGTLAVFGVLPDTDPVGLTNLTGQGGFLPNGWAGVVSGVLAVVFAFGGLEVVTIAAAESEDPARAVGRAVRSAVWRILLFYVGSMLVIVTVLPWTAMKPGQSPYVAVLDTIGIPAAGQIMNIVVFVALLSALNANLYGSSRMVFSLAERGEAPAGLLAVSPGGVPRRAVIASVAFGFVSVLLNLKWPDTVFLYMLNAVGAVLLFVWALIAVSQLRLRRRIEREAPERLTLKMWCFPWLTWVALAGIGTVLVLMLGDDAARPQVLWSAGATAAVLLVAWLRELRDARAGRR; encoded by the coding sequence ATGCACGACGCACCGCCCAGCCCGACGTCCTTCGGGGAGGAACCCCTCTCTCACGGGCTCAAGCAGCGTCATCTCACGATGCTCGGCCTCGGCGGGGTGATCGGTGCCGGCCTCTTCGTCGGCTCCGGAGCCGGGATCTCGGTCGCCGGACCCGGGATCGTCGTGTCGTACCTGCTCGCGGGCGCGCTGGTGATGCTCGTGATGCGGATGCTCGGCGAGATGTCGGCGGCGATGCCCGCGTCCGGGGCGTTCTCGGTGCACGCGGAGCGCGCTCTCGGCCGCTGGGCCGGGTTCAGCGTGGGCTGGCTGTACTGGTTCATGCTGGTGGTCGTGCTCGCGGTGGAGGCGACGGGTGCGGCGACGATCGCCAACGGCTGGGTGCCGGGCGTGCCGCAGTGGACCTGGGTGCTGGTCTTCATGGTGGTCTTCACCGCCGCCAACCTCGCCGCCGTCCGGAACTTCGGCGAGTCCGAGTTCTGGTTCGCCGCGCTGAAGGTCGCCGCGATCGTGCTCTTCCTGGTGCTGGGCACGCTCGCGGTCTTCGGGGTGCTCCCCGACACGGACCCGGTGGGCCTGACGAACCTCACCGGGCAGGGCGGCTTCCTGCCGAACGGCTGGGCGGGCGTCGTCTCCGGTGTCCTCGCCGTCGTCTTCGCCTTCGGTGGCCTGGAGGTCGTCACCATCGCGGCCGCCGAGTCCGAGGACCCCGCCCGCGCCGTCGGGCGCGCGGTGCGCAGCGCGGTGTGGCGCATCCTCCTCTTCTACGTCGGCTCGATGCTGGTCATCGTGACCGTGCTGCCGTGGACCGCGATGAAGCCCGGGCAGAGCCCGTACGTCGCCGTCCTCGACACGATCGGCATCCCGGCGGCCGGGCAGATCATGAACATCGTGGTGTTCGTGGCCCTCCTGTCCGCCCTCAACGCCAATCTTTACGGCTCCTCGCGCATGGTCTTCTCGCTCGCCGAGCGCGGCGAGGCGCCGGCCGGGCTGCTGGCCGTGTCGCCCGGCGGGGTGCCGCGGCGGGCGGTCATCGCCTCGGTGGCCTTCGGCTTCGTCTCCGTGCTGCTCAATCTGAAGTGGCCGGACACGGTCTTCCTCTACATGCTCAACGCGGTCGGTGCGGTGCTGCTCTTCGTGTGGGCGCTCATCGCGGTGTCGCAGCTGCGGCTACGGCGGCGCATCGAGCGCGAGGCACCGGAGAGGCTGACCCTGAAGATGTGGTGCTTCCCGTGGCTGACCTGGGTGGCGCTGGCGGGGATCGGGACCGTGCTGGTGCTGATGCTGGGCGATGACGCGGCGCGGCCGCAGGTGCTGTGGTCGGCCGGGGCGACGGCCGCGGTGCTCCTGGTGGCCTGGCTCCGCGAGCTCCGGGACGCGCGGGCGGGGCGTCGCTAG
- a CDS encoding Fpg/Nei family DNA glycosylase: MPEGHTIHRLAADYRERFGGRSVRVTSPQGKFADSAALLDGTVLERTEAHGKHLFLGFGQGEWIHIHLGLFGKVNFGDAPVPPPTETVRLRLANPESYVDLRGPTACALITDGEKDAIHARLGPDPLRPADGPERAWARISRSRTSIAALLMDQKVVAGVGNVYRAEVLFRHGIDPYRAGKDLVEREWHAMWADLVALMREGVRHNRIDTVRPEHTPEAMGRPPRVDDHGGEVYVYRRAAQPCHVCDGEIRTAALAARNLFWCPACQPA; the protein is encoded by the coding sequence ATGCCCGAGGGGCACACCATCCACCGGCTGGCCGCCGACTACCGGGAACGGTTCGGCGGCCGGTCCGTGCGGGTCACCAGCCCGCAGGGGAAGTTCGCCGACTCGGCGGCGCTGCTCGACGGCACGGTCCTGGAGCGCACCGAGGCCCACGGCAAGCACCTCTTCCTCGGCTTCGGGCAGGGGGAGTGGATCCACATCCACCTCGGCCTCTTCGGCAAGGTGAACTTCGGCGACGCCCCCGTGCCCCCGCCCACCGAAACCGTGCGGCTGCGGCTGGCGAACCCGGAGTCGTACGTCGACCTGCGCGGCCCGACCGCCTGCGCCCTGATCACGGACGGCGAGAAGGACGCGATACACGCCCGCCTCGGCCCCGACCCGCTGCGCCCGGCCGACGGCCCCGAGCGGGCCTGGGCCCGGATCTCCCGCTCCCGTACGAGCATCGCGGCGCTGCTGATGGACCAGAAGGTCGTCGCGGGCGTCGGCAACGTCTACCGGGCGGAGGTGCTCTTCCGCCACGGCATCGACCCGTACCGCGCGGGGAAGGACCTCGTCGAGCGCGAGTGGCACGCCATGTGGGCGGACCTGGTCGCGCTCATGCGCGAAGGCGTACGGCACAACCGGATCGACACCGTCCGCCCCGAGCACACCCCCGAGGCCATGGGCCGCCCGCCCCGCGTCGACGACCACGGCGGCGAGGTCTACGTCTACCGCCGGGCCGCCCAGCCCTGCCATGTCTGCGACGGCGAGATCCGCACGGCTGCGCTGGCCGCGCGGAATCTGTTCTGGTGCCCCGCCTGCCAGCCGGCGTAG
- a CDS encoding ribose-5-phosphate isomerase: MRVYLGSDHAGFELKNHLVEWLTAHGHEPVDCGPHIYDAQDDYPPFCLRAAERTAADPEALGIVIGGSGNGEQIAANKVKGVRAALAWSVQTATLGREHNNANVVAVGARMHTTDEATTFVEVFLKTPYSGEDRHTRRIEMLSAYETTGELPPVPAHHPQEPTA; encoded by the coding sequence ATGCGCGTGTACCTCGGCTCCGACCATGCCGGCTTCGAACTCAAGAACCACCTCGTCGAGTGGCTCACGGCCCACGGCCACGAGCCCGTCGACTGCGGCCCCCACATCTACGACGCCCAGGACGACTACCCGCCGTTCTGTCTGCGCGCCGCCGAGCGGACCGCGGCGGACCCGGAGGCCCTGGGCATCGTGATCGGCGGATCCGGCAACGGCGAGCAGATCGCCGCGAACAAGGTCAAGGGCGTACGGGCCGCGCTCGCCTGGAGCGTGCAGACCGCCACCCTCGGCCGCGAGCACAACAACGCCAACGTCGTCGCCGTCGGCGCCCGGATGCACACCACCGACGAGGCGACCACCTTCGTCGAGGTCTTCCTCAAGACCCCGTACTCGGGTGAGGATCGTCATACCCGCCGCATCGAGATGCTCTCGGCGTACGAGACCACCGGCGAGCTCCCCCCGGTCCCGGCCCACCACCCGCAGGAGCCGACGGCCTGA
- a CDS encoding amino acid permease: MNPQPTLTKAGGTTGDPGNPQPSDGLKAGLKNRHLSMIAIGGVIGAGLFVGSSGGIAAAGPAILISYLLVGAMVVFVMRMLGEMAAASPNSGSFSAYADRALGRWAGFSIGWLYWFFWVVVLAVEATAGAVILESWIPAVPQWAWALIVMVVLTATNLVSVSSYGEFEFWFAGIKVVAIGSFVVIGLLAVFGVLPGSDNPGAGFAHLTDAGGFLPNGAGAILTGVLMVVFSFMGSEIVTLAAGESEDPRRAVTKATNSVIWRIAVFYLGSIFVVLTLLPWNDKSIVEKGSYVAALDSIGIPYAGQIMNFIVLTAVLSCLNSGLYTASRMAFSLGERGDAPKAFAKVNAKGVPTAAILGSVVFGFAAVWANYAYKDTVFSFLLNSSGAVALFVWLVICLTQLRMRGILMREVPDKVTVKMWLFPYLTWATAAMIVFVLGYMLFDDANREVVLLSLLVAAVVLAIGVVLQLKDKRKAGLDA; encoded by the coding sequence ATGAACCCCCAGCCGACCCTTACGAAGGCAGGCGGAACGACCGGAGACCCCGGCAATCCCCAGCCTTCCGACGGTCTCAAGGCCGGACTCAAGAACCGCCATCTGTCCATGATCGCCATCGGCGGCGTGATCGGTGCCGGGCTGTTCGTCGGCTCCTCCGGCGGCATCGCCGCGGCCGGCCCCGCCATCCTGATCTCGTACCTGCTCGTCGGCGCGATGGTCGTCTTCGTGATGCGGATGCTCGGCGAGATGGCCGCCGCCAGCCCGAACTCGGGCTCCTTCTCGGCCTACGCCGACCGCGCGCTCGGCCGCTGGGCGGGCTTCTCCATCGGCTGGCTCTACTGGTTCTTCTGGGTCGTGGTGCTGGCCGTCGAGGCGACCGCGGGTGCGGTGATCCTGGAGAGCTGGATCCCGGCCGTGCCCCAGTGGGCGTGGGCGCTGATCGTGATGGTCGTGCTGACGGCCACCAACCTCGTCTCGGTGTCGTCCTACGGCGAGTTCGAGTTCTGGTTCGCGGGCATCAAGGTCGTCGCCATCGGCTCCTTCGTGGTCATCGGCCTGCTGGCCGTCTTCGGCGTGCTGCCCGGCTCCGACAACCCGGGCGCGGGCTTCGCGCACCTGACCGACGCGGGAGGGTTCCTGCCCAACGGCGCGGGCGCCATCCTCACCGGTGTGCTGATGGTCGTCTTCTCCTTCATGGGCAGCGAGATCGTCACGCTGGCCGCCGGTGAGTCCGAGGACCCGCGGCGCGCGGTCACCAAGGCCACCAACAGCGTCATCTGGCGGATCGCCGTCTTCTACCTGGGCTCGATCTTCGTGGTCCTGACGCTGCTGCCGTGGAACGACAAGTCGATCGTCGAGAAGGGCTCGTACGTCGCGGCCCTGGACTCCATCGGCATCCCGTACGCCGGCCAGATCATGAACTTCATCGTGCTGACGGCCGTGCTGTCCTGCCTGAACTCCGGCCTCTACACCGCCTCGCGCATGGCCTTCTCGCTGGGTGAGCGCGGTGACGCGCCCAAGGCGTTCGCCAAGGTCAACGCCAAGGGTGTGCCGACCGCCGCGATCCTGGGCTCCGTGGTCTTCGGCTTCGCCGCCGTCTGGGCCAACTACGCCTACAAGGACACGGTCTTCTCCTTCCTGCTGAACTCCTCGGGTGCGGTCGCGCTCTTCGTCTGGCTGGTGATCTGCCTCACCCAGCTGCGGATGCGCGGCATCCTGATGCGCGAGGTGCCGGACAAGGTGACGGTGAAGATGTGGCTCTTCCCGTACCTGACCTGGGCCACCGCCGCGATGATCGTCTTCGTGCTCGGCTACATGCTCTTCGACGACGCCAACCGCGAGGTCGTGCTGCTGTCGCTGCTCGTCGCCGCGGTCGTGCTGGCCATCGGTGTCGTGCTCCAGCTCAAGGACAAGCGCAAGGCCGGCCTCGACGCCTAG
- a CDS encoding biotin transporter BioY gives MSTAAAPVRPGAVLADLLPASRTRYAVDAALVAGGAALTGLAAQIALPVPGSPVPVTGQTFAALLVGTALGARRGFLSLALYALVGMAGMPWFAEASSGYAMPSFGYILGMLLAATVAGALARRGADRSVLRTAGTMVLGSAIIYAVGVPYLALATGMTLSQAVAAGLTPFLIGDALKAALAMGALPAAWKLLGRRG, from the coding sequence ATGAGCACTGCAGCAGCACCCGTCCGTCCCGGAGCCGTCCTCGCCGACCTGCTGCCCGCCTCCCGCACGCGGTACGCGGTGGACGCCGCCCTCGTCGCCGGCGGCGCCGCGCTCACCGGCCTCGCCGCCCAGATCGCCCTCCCGGTGCCCGGCTCCCCGGTCCCGGTGACCGGCCAGACCTTCGCCGCCCTGCTCGTCGGCACCGCGCTCGGCGCCCGCCGCGGCTTCCTCTCCCTGGCGCTGTACGCCCTGGTCGGCATGGCGGGCATGCCGTGGTTCGCCGAGGCGTCGTCCGGGTATGCCATGCCGTCCTTCGGCTACATCCTCGGCATGCTGCTCGCCGCCACCGTGGCCGGCGCCCTGGCCCGCCGCGGTGCCGACCGCTCGGTCCTGCGCACCGCCGGCACGATGGTCCTCGGCTCCGCGATCATCTACGCGGTCGGCGTGCCGTACCTCGCCCTCGCCACCGGCATGACGCTCTCCCAGGCCGTCGCCGCGGGCCTGACCCCGTTCCTGATCGGTGACGCGCTCAAGGCCGCGCTGGCGATGGGCGCCCTGCCCGCCGCCTGGAAGCTGCTCGGCCGCCGCGGCTGA